The window GTAAACATACTTCTCGCTCAAGCCTTCTGTTTTTATCCTGgtaattttccctaataataatCTCTATTATTTTTCTGACTCGGTCCCCGAATAATTATTCAATCCATTAAGATGGCCCCCACATTTCGCTTTTGATGTGAAATTGCAGTTCCCTCCCCTACACGACTCTTATCACTGTTATCTATCGGATCCCATTGTCATTTATTTAtagtattcttcttctccttctgaaatttaaaaatattttcaagaaaggaaaataagtCAATGAATTATTAtcaatttctcttctctctctataaaaatatatggaaaGGGGCCGCTCGCCAAAGATGACAAATCTTTGTTCTAGACTTCTAGTGAAGAGAATCCATGTTCCAACAAAGGTAAGGACGTGGAGCAGGTCATACATATGAAAGCCTTTCAACGGTTGGATTCAAATCCAACATCTGTACCTGTGTTTATTTGTTGTTTGCATTGACTTTGATCAACTCCTCCAATACCCACCTCAACCTCAAATTGCTTGCCCAAACTGCACAAGGGTAAGGTTTGAGACTTTTGAGTGGAGAATACTCTCCGGTCACTGTACAACGCTAGGAAAAAACGTCCTAGGCgattacaaataaataaataaataaataatcttagatgattttatatatatatatatatatatattctctctctcccaccccCTTCATTTCACCAATTGCTGATAAAAAGAGATTCTCCCTTCTCTCATTATAAGTGTAGAAAGACTTTTTCCCGTATATTTATAAGTCATAGAAGAGGAAACACAACACAATAATCCAAAGGAAAATTCCTCCATCCATTAATTCCATCGGTGCGAGTCCGGTATATCAGGCCATCATCAGCCACTCTCAACTCCTCGAAACTCATCGATCATTCGTCAATACACtgctttctcctcctcttcttttctgatCAGTTCAGATGTTCAATCCCTTGGTTTGTCTCAGTTTTAAAGgacaaaatgaagaagaagaagaagaagaagctccttATTCTCCTTCCTCaaagacaacaacaacaacaacaccgAGGAGCAATCGCAACGAGAAGAACCCTTACTCCACACTTGGCCTTGACAAGTTCGCAATTCTGTTGACGGATCTCGAGGAGAAGAGACGCAATATTTATGCGCAAAGGGCCTTCAAACACTCCCAGGATGTCCCTTATGTCAGATTCGTCTACTCCAACACCGGTGACTGGGTCCCCATCTTCTTCAAATACCCTAAAAACAGACACAGACAAAAGCACGATAAGACGGTGGCGAAGGGATTTGTCATGGGGACTGATCATGGTAATAGTGGTGGTCAGGAGGACAAGCGCCTACAGCTGTACAACAACAGCAAGCCCTCCCTCTCCCTAAAACCGATCGTTCAATTTCAACGCCCGCCGATCTCTTCTTCGGACGTAAGGAAAGTCCACAAGAAGATTAATAGTCAGAATAGTCATAGCCATAGCGTACAAAGGTTGGAGAGGTGGAGACCTTCTCAGTATTTGCCCATCGTTCTGGTGCTCAGTTTAGTGTGGTTGTTGATGTTTGGGAGATCCGTTGCCATAATCCTCACCGCGGCGTGGTGGTATCTGATCCCCATTTTCAAGACTCCTAGCGCTCCAATGAATCCCAAGCCCAAGAGATCATCCTTTGGTAAGACGAAGTACTACGCCAGAAGATTGAGTGAGAGGAACATCCAATCATTGAATGATGAAATCAATGATTACCCCTAACCCACAAGACTAATAAGAAATGGCCGAAGTTGGTCAAATTTTCATTGCTTTCTTTCTTACTTTTCTATCCCACTGATCCCTTGAATGATCAGACTAGTTGACATGTTCCCtggggttggtttggttttgaatgCTAATTGTACATAATGAATGTGTGAATTTCGAGTGCAGTTTGATCATCTGGCGAGTTAACAACAAAAGCAACTCCAATATTTGTGCGCGTCTTTCTCATGATCTCATTGTCAAAATTATCCTTCTTAATTCTGATGATCTCGTTAATTATCGAAGTTATCCTCCtccatgatttttatttttttttaacttgtaaCTTAcgctaatttttttattcacacTGCTGTCTCCCATGAATTTTGACTCTATAATCTGTATCAGCAAATTAATTTTTCATCTCTATTTgccattttgataattttaccaTTACTTTGAATTAGAGTTGAGCAATTCTTTTCATTGCTGATTTTGGATTAAATTTTGATCATTGAGATAAATGTTGAGTactctatcacatggactaatcCATTTACTATCAAGTGGCGAATAGCATAGAAGGACTCATTTTATAATTTGATAGCTTTTCTCTCTAAATCAATTTCCCATTTAATCCTTCGAAGAAAAAGTTTTATTTCCCTTCATTTTATCTCCTTTAAAGGTCGGGTTTGTTCAATggagaaaagtggaaaagaTATAAGTGGTGAAAATTTTGTAGTCAGTTTCTGACAAACAATCACAAATATAAATGTTTGGTTGTGGGATTAGAAACTTATGAGACAACCCATTACATGCAATTTCTCTTGTCTAGGAAGGTGACACACCACCCATGCCAATTTAGTAAGACTGCATTTGGTTAGTCAtttagaaaaatgtttctactgtttttttgttcccaaaacGGAATAAAGCGATTGGTGTCAAcattgtgtttttccttttttttggcatgaaaaggaaaaaaaagcgttagaaacacaaaatgatggaacgataaaatcttgttccgtcatttccattttgttccaaatacaaaaaaaagtgaaaattaagGTAAAACAGGTTCAcataacaacatttttttttattttttaaacaatattttgacatagaaactaaaaattttgtttttgacacaaaacattGTTTCTAGaactaaatgactaccaaacacaatctAAGACTTTGGCACTATAGATGGAAAAACTCAAGTTGTGTTTATAACTCCCATCATCTCATTTCCTCGCGCTCCCATAGAAACCCACCCtacctcaattttatctttctcccataaaatcccacctcactaaAAAGCACTAAAATCCATAGTCTAtgtttcttccctttccttgccaacccaacccaacccaacccaacccacaatATAAGGAGACCCACCCTCACAAgttttgcacttttttttttcatctaaaCAAACGGGTTTTTGACATTAAATCTCCCTTCTTCATAGATTTTATTTGGATGCAAATAGAGTCATAACAAATTTGATTTCTCTTTCCTCGGCAGCTTAATGGCAACCAACAAGAGCACACACACAAAAGGTTGccaaaaattaaatcattaaatattaaaaaaaaattgaagccacaaaaatttttattaaaaaagaatggTGGGCTAAATTAACAAGtgtaattaattattcattattcGAGATATCTTTATTTGGTCAACATTATTATACACATATCACACATCCCCACATAATTACTTGTGGGCTAATTCTACATCTAATTTGATTTATATAGAAGTGCAAATAAGGAATGGGTGGAAGCTGGGAAGAGAAGTCCTGGATCCGAAACAATTTCCgattttctcttcctttatCCTGTGAAAGAGGATGGAAGCATAACATTAACGCCCAACTTTCCGATTTAGGCCCTGTATGGCACCTGGATCTGACTTCATCTCCCAATCCCCATCCCATGCAATAGGCACGACAGTCCCCCCTCCATTATCTTTCATTAACGATAGCAAGGTGGGAGAAGAGGTGGGGGATCAAAGAACTTATTACAAACACCTTACATGCAAAATCTAATAACAATTGATATCCCAACAAAAATTCTTTATGCATCAATGCACGTACAACCAAAACCCAATTGCAAGGCTTTTGACGAGATTTCTTAATGAACTTAATTAAAATGAAGAGGTGAGGAAGGTGAAACCTAAACAACTATAAGGTTACACCCCATCCAAGACACAAGGTCAATCCAATTGGCCTAACACCATATAACAATGGCATATGCAGGACTGTCAGTATGTACAGGGCATTTTCGAAGCACAGTACTGTCTTCATTGCTTCAAGTTTAACAGGTGAGAGAACTTGTGCATTATCCAATGTTGATCCTAACCTTTCTATTCAAATGAGCTTTGAAGACTCCAGGAACCATGATCTCCTCTGTCCAAAAGCTTAAGCATGTCACTGCCTCCAATCCATCACTCTAATCCTGCATTAACATATTGTCAATTCTGAATGTTCTGAACATCCTGTTTTCATAATATACCCAACAATTCATAGGTTTTAAggcaaaaaatgagaaaaaaaagaaaatatatttgcaAATATGTGTAACGCAATTCCACAGATAGGTTTAGTCCCCAATTTCCGAAGACAGATACACACCACCGACTTCCTAACAGTTTGGGCCTAGACGCTTAGTCACTTGCAGTGAGACCTATCAATGATAAGTGATGGTCCTTAAAACATGATATGCATATGACTAGTTAAGGAATGCCTCTTAATTCTTTACCACTAAAAATAAGTCCCATAATGCTATTATGGAAGCCTGTCACTCCTAACGCTACAAGCCAGGCCCATAATGCTCTCTTGACAAATTTCTGTTCCTTTTTAAGTAGTACTATGAATGGAGTCCaaccttaaacctccttgggtGTGCATTCTCAGGACCAAGATGTGCATTGCGTGGCTGATATCTTGGTAAAAAGGACCCTGCAGTTGTCGCCTGACTTTGGCCATTCCTTTCTAGTGCTTCACTTCTTGTTGCTTTGTGCCGTGTGTTCGGGAAAAAGTCTTCCCTCTGCCAAGTTGCTTCATAGTCTGCTCTAAGGCGTGATCCTTGCTGCACATCAGCTTTTCAAATTAGTATGTACTGGTTTGCACACCAAGCATTGGTGCTTACATGGACAGTCATAACTAGTTGCAACAATTACACCAACTGCAAAGGATAAGTTAGGAGGCCTATCACGAAATAAACATCAGACATTtggttttgttcttctttcttggCAATGTCTTGGACTCTTTCTCTGGGCTACAGGAACCATACAAGGATCTGAACCTCAATTACCTGCCAGGAGCTCATGTTTAGATATAGGCATTAGCGATCAATCTGCTAGGTTACCAAAAGTTTGTTTACAGATGACCCCACCCTTCAATTTCACCTTGACTCACTCAAATAGATAGGAAAAAGATATGGCTAGGGCTTAAACATAgccataaaaaatgacacaaaaAACAACAGCTGAAGCCCATCTGGCCATCTACAAATCCTGTGACCCCAAAATACAGGCACTGTTAAAACTTGACATTCAACTCCTGAGTCTGATGAGTTTTGAGTTCATTCACTAGGTCAAATTGACCAGAGCAACCTGCTGATTCAAGTCAACTAGCAAAACCATTTGCCCAAAAGAAGGGGTCACAATATCAGAGTCTAGTTTTCAGGTTTTAAAACCATGCATCCAAAACACTCCACTCACTTCTTTTGTTAAGAGTTTCTGAGGGATATAAATGGCATGGTCCGTAAGATGCATCAAACATTCCATTAGATTTACATGTGGTGCCTAACGATGATATTCAAGTAAACACAAAATTGTCTACATGAATGTCGGGCATAAGTGCCCCGTTTACCTGTAGCCGGAAATCAAAAGTCTTGGAAGAAAAATTTAAACAGAATCTCAAAATAGGATTTACTAAAGAAAACCAAATCATCTCCATACCTTTTGCAATGAACGGCCACACAACACCTTAAGTGCATCATAGAAATGTTCATATCTCTCAAATTGAACCACAATCTTGCACTGGAGACCAGACACAATGTCACCACTCTCGTCTGTGTTCTTACCTAAATCATCGTCCTCAGCAACATTTAGATTCCTATTTGGCAGGAGTTAACACAGCATGATCAAATGACTGCATTAGATCATGTTTAATGATAAGACAGTGAGAAGTATGACTCCACTGACAACAATGGACTCGAAAAAATTGTTGCTCATTTGATGAGATGAGGCATGtcaaacataataaaaaataacaatctaCGCACTATTGTCTTTAATGCTAAAAgtggaaaaaggggggggggtatcATTAGGTGCAGGTGCCTGCCTTGGGGATATTTTGGAtaaaagcaggaaaaaaaaaatatctcccTATAATTGGCTACAATTATGCACAATGAACTTGctttaatttaataaaacaaCAGCTCAACGAGAACCATGAAAATCCAGTACATGGCATGACATTCTTGCTGAGCTTCATAATAAAGAAGCagcttgaccaaaaaaaaaaaggcaataacACCAACTGACATGCATCCACATGTATGCAATGTAAGGCAATGCTAACAGGTCCATGGTGCAGAAAGAAAGGTGATAACATGGGTACTGACGGAAAAACGCTAACTTATCTAGTACCGTTGACACCAAGAAATGATTCCACATTTTAAACATTTGGCGAAGCAGAGAAGCAGAAAAGGGAGAAATCTTGTTTTACCATCTCATCCTAACATCTACAACATGGCAGATCATGCAGGGGCCAAATTCAGTGGAGAAGTAGGGTCAACTATCCCTCACATGCTAGGCTTCAAGCCCAAGTGAGTTGGTGTTATGgtctcaaccccataaaccggcttacaaggtgaggggacccaaaatcatatcaacccacatcaatttccATAAGAAACCGATGTAGGATCAACCCCAGaagctgatatgggatcgtaacataCCGCCGCGCTTCCGAACCCGACGTCCACGGCTTCCAACTCAGGATCAGTTAGCCCTTTCTAGGCGGCTCTCACTCTGCTCCAGGGCTTCTGCCTAGCGGCAGGTAGCCCTTTCCTAGAGGCTCTCACTCTGGCACCAAGTTGCCCCTTCCGCGCGTGAGTTGAGCTGAGGATCGgctactctgataccactgttacGGTCTTGAAataactcaaccccataaaccagtttacaaggtgaggggacccaagactatatcaacccacatcaatttctATAGAAAACTgatgtgggatcagcccccataaactgatatgggatcgtaacagTTGGCCAGGTGGGTAGATAAAGATTTGGAAATCCATTACCACGTGAAGTGTTGGTGTAGTATAATTTTGAAGAAAGAGTAAACAACAACTacttaaccttatcccaactaaatggggtcaactacatAGATCATTTCCCTCCAAACAGCTCATTCaatgtcatacttgatacaaatcctaagctatgcatgtctttcctcaccacttttcTTAAGGTTATTTAAGGTATGCTcgtagctcttttagatccttcactATGAATCAAATTACTCatccattgaacatggtcataccaccttaaaCGACTTTCTCATAGTTTGtcatgtatcggagctactcccaaaCCAAATCCAATACGATCATTATTTACTTTAACCTTCTTATTTTTAcaactcatccatctcaacatcctcatctccgctacactgAGTTAATTTACATGATACTTCTTAAATACCCAACATTCCGTACCATACATCATACCCGATCGTATTACTgccctataaaattttcctttaaattttaaaggaaTAAGTCGATTACATAACACTCCGGACACACCTTTCCACTTCattcatcctattttaattatttgagaaatatcatcctctatattaccttctttatttatgattgattgattgagcCCACATACCtacaaaaataattttgcaAAACCTCCCCTCACCAATATTCACCACCCCATTAGCCGTCTTCATGTAACTAAAGGTACACACCATATactgtctttgttctacttatcttaaaaccttttgattccaaggtttaTCTTCGattctccataactccaacttggcgTTAATACgtacttttgtctcatccaccaaaacaatatcatcagcaaaaagtatacaccgaggaacctcaTCTTTCTagttaattcatccatgataagtgcaaacaaaCAGGGGTttaaagctgatccttgatgtaacatAATTGTAACTAGGAATTCACTACCTTAGCCACCCacagttcttacactagtcaccacactatcgtacatatctttaattatatccacatatttacttgaaacacttctcGTTCCTAATACTTGtcaaattaactctctaggtACTGTCATAAACTTTTTCTAAATTAATAAAGACTATATATAGATCCTTATAGaaatctctaaatctttccatgagtctccCAAGTAAATAGCTTATGTCATAGATCTTCCTGGTATAAAACCAAATTAGATCTTCGTAAtagtagtttcttttctttgataggtttcaataaccctctcccataatttcatggtatgaatcattaattttataactctatagttattgcagctctgAATATCACATTTATTTTGTAAATCGAATcataatgcttctcctccaatcatcaACTATAttccttgtgctcataatcttattaaacaacttggtCAACCAAGATAAACCATAAATTCCTATGTTTTTCCACGCTTCTATTAGGTCCTCATCTAGGCCTTATGCattgcctactttcatcctcCATAAAACTTCTTTTACTTCCGACACCCTGATTTCGTGTAtgtatgtgtgtatatatatatacacacacaacAAGTGGTGTCTTGACAGGTAGTGCAGTCTTTCGAGACACTATTACTCAAGCTAAAGTTCAAACTTTagttccatttggttgcaagggaaattaaagggagtGAAAgtttttaaacctaaaaaggaCACTATGGTAATcattacttaaatttcttaattcttACCATATTAAGTAATGATTCTTTTTAgatgcaatttttattttgcttttcaAATCCAAACAATTTAGATGAAGTAAAGTAaatttttataaccaaatatgggaTGATTTAGAGTCAGCAATATAAATAtgttgggtaatgattacaaaaatttcatttttaagtttaaaattttcacttcccttccccttGATTTCCCTTGCAAGCAAACGGAGCTTTTGGAAAAATAGTTGAAATACAAGGGAAATCACCAAAACATGCAGGGTATACAGTTGAAGTTGATAATGAAAGTTGACATTTGGCCAACCCAAACTGCACTCGATCAACTCCAACAATTACAATTACCTCATCATCCTTGCATGTGGCATAACTAGGTGAAACATttgggggtgtttggttcggtaaatcaaatggtgtatgtatcggatatgaatgtcaattttttgatagacatttttctgaattatgtttctttctgaaaaatcgtttggttgccttaaggctagtacatgtttctcgcggattgagatattggcttccgtagagaacgtctttccgctttctccttttatactaggtggtaaaaatgttgctcaaatctgagtttaagtgttgaggtaaactcagatttggaacacatcctttgtaatatggtcattcatgggaagtaggatgctcacttatgagggtcatcctagtggaaccaaacaactcaaaaaattaagaattatcattctaatgaatgtcatcccaaagatttactgaaccaaacacccgtTAAACCCATCCTAGCACGTGGGCACACTAGGTGAACCATTTAGGAAGCCCTTCCTCTATGGGTTGTGGAaaccttttttccattttctttctctgcATCTGTGCATTTCACGGCTAAACAGAGGCTGAAACTCCTGTAACCATTCAATTGAGAACCTCCAGACAGTAACTAGACATTTCTTTATGACCCACATAAAACTAAGAATTACGacaaaattgtgttttttttttttttttttttttttggggggtgggggtggtggtgggggcaCTAAGGATCGCCCCTCTCTGTAAGAAATTTATTCAAATTGCAGTAAGTTCATGTTTTACCCCACTAAAGGCACTAAATCTCTTAAATAAGAAAACAGCTGGTGTAGATACATTGTAAATTTAATCTACAGGAATAGAAAGTTAAACAGGTACACGGGGAAGTAAACATTATTAGAAAAAAGAAGTACAATTGATAAAGATGAtatgtaaaatggaaaaaataatataCCTTATTTTTCCAAATACGGAAAAAATGGTATGGGTGACTAGCATGGAAGGCTTGGAAGAAACTCGCGGTTCTGCAAACCATCTGGAAGGAACACCTCTCACAACTAGGGTATCGGGTTGTTTTTTTTCACCCCTTGAAATGTGATGTCCTGAAGAGAAGAGCAGCAAAAGCCAAAAAAACCAAGCCAGGGTAAGAGCAAACTAATAACATTTTACCACAACTTAGGTCAAATAGTATAACGAACACAAACCTCGATTTTGGAAGGCGTAAAAATCTTTCCAAGCTTTCCTAAGtccatcaaaatcatcagatgGAGGAACAACGACACTCATCCTGAATTTCACTCCTTCGATATTCAACTCCATCCCGTCCATCCTATCAACAAGGGACTTTTTCCACTCGGAAAACTTTCTCTCCTCCAACATCCTGGCAtccttatcatcatcatcattaagGTTCTCCTTTTTTCTATCGGTATTATTAGCATTGGGTTTACGACCGAGAAACCCTAAATCCCGGATGTAAAGAGTGCCGGAGGCGACGGGATCTTCGCGCTTGCGCTTCTTAAGATCCTTGAACCTGCGGATGTCGAGATCCTCTTCCGGAACTGAAACGGAGACGGAGAGGGAATCATGAAGGAAATCGATCAGAGCACGTTTGAGCTGCCACTCGTCTATGGGTTTTACGGATGGATCCGAGCGGTAAATGGTGAGGAGCAGCTTCACACGCGGTAGTAGCGACAGCCCATTTCCGATTTCTAGGGTTTGTGTTGGAGCCACTGATCCCAACGGCCTGAAGCTCATCTTCCCTTCCACTTTCAGTTGACAAGtaaactactttttttttttcctgataagtGACGAGTAAACTACCCTCCCCCCTTGCTGTTGTGCCACCCTTACGTCGCTTCGGGTGTATCCACtttatttccaaatcaaatCGTGATGGTGGTAAGCTATGAAATGGGTCCCACGTAATGGATCAGAGGATAGTGATATTATAGCCCACCTGTGTGATAGTAGACAAAGAAGCATCTGGTTATCGAGTTAGACGGTGGACCGGGACCGGTTGGTATGTTGCCGTTGCACACAGTTGTACAGTTGTCACCGTTGGATCTGTAAGGTGTAAATCGAGAAACTCAAAAACCGCGTCActcgggagagagagagagagagagagagaagggaaaatggGGTTCTGCTTCGCTTGCTTCGGTGCTGGTAGAGagcagagaagagaggaagaacgCCTGGCCTCCGTAGACGCTCGAGCCAAAGCAGCCGAAGCCGCTGAGAAAAGGCAATCCCTGCTCCCTCCccctgttttattttatttatttactagaATCTCTTTtgactttcttcttttccttcacaAAGTTCATTCTTTTGTTGGATTGGAATGGTCGCCAATGCTCTGAGGCATCCAATACCCATTCTGCGCTTGTGACAGGCCATGGAATCAATACTCTCCCCACCCATCCCCCAGGGAAGCTTAGAAAGGAATCACATCCATTGGTTTAGGGGTTTTTCCCATGGCGAGATACGGATTAGGGAGGAACGGAACTACTATTAGGTTAAAGGCCCCTAGAATTGTATTTGGAAAGTTGTTCCCCGCCTCTACCTAATTTCGGTGGTTACATAACGTAAACTTCCAGTATGAACTATGAACTAAGTGCTCTGATAGGATCAGAGTGTTGGAAGAAGTCACCACGCATCTGCTGGACTCAAAACAATTCTGTGGAACCGGGACCTCCCTTTCTGTTCGGTTCTCACCATAGGTAAAACACTTAATTCTGCCGCAAAATTTCTGCAATAAACAACTCTGAAATTACAATATACTGCCAACACCTCACCAATTCCCACTGGGTATTTAATAGTTAACACTATAGCAACTCAAGCAAGACGTGATATTTTGGGTGCAGGCAACCTAGACTAGGCATAAAATGGATATGGGACATTGCTTTTACCATCACGGATGCAGGATGGATTTAAGAGAGAATCAGTTCACCTCTCAATGGTAAATGGTAGATGcaatggaaaagaaaatgagagagaagggaaacGTGGAAGCTAATAGAAATTAAACCATTTGTCTCCATGACTAGTTTGCTGCTTCAAGTTCTCATTGTCTCACGAACTTCACGTGTCAAGTTGAGGCGGTTCCCTCATCAATTTGGCTGCAAAAGGACCTACTGTAGATCCTGACTCATATAGATAGGCCTAATGGCTGAATGGTTGATGATCCTAAGCTGCTAAGCATTTCATCTTCCCTTGAGAATTTGGAAATTGTCATTCACAGATTTCCAAGTGCCAGGGAGGGGCAGAACAACTTCTTCCTATTCTCATCCAATTTGGATGGTGCGATCTATCCCAAATACTATCCTGGCAGTTCCATAAGGGTCGACCATCATGTTCGTTTGTTATCACCGTCTTAATTATTATTAGGTTTTCCTTTCTAAGATATGTAGCTTTGTTCATGTAGGCATGCCATCATATTCAAATAACACAAGAGTACATTATTTCAAGTATCGGGATCAGATGTGTGGATAGACTGATCTGCATCACAATTGGCACGCACTGATTTAGCGAATTGGTACCGGTACCATTTTATTTCCAAACTTACTTCGTTTGATGTGCTTAGGATCAACCGGCCTTGGTTGCTCCGATCTATGACATCGAGCTCTAAAACCTTGCAAGAGGATTATCAGgaaccaaaaataataatatcttTCTATTTCTTAATCATCTATAATATGATTCAACCTGCAGGCAGGAGCAATTTGAGAAGTCTGCCGCAGGAAGAGCTGCACGTGCGCAACTAGCAGCAAATGCAAAGCAGACAGTTGCCTCTACCAAAAGTGAACCAGTTCTTAAGGTATATTTCTAATTTGCATGCCCACTTGGGTAGTTTAGTTGCCCGTTACACATGCATAAAACATTTGTTGGCCCTAGTAGTAATAAAAAATGCATACTTGTCTCCTTAACCATATTTCATGTATGTTGCCTCAATTCAATGCTCTTATATTATCAGTGGAAGTGCTAACTGCCCAGATGAGATTATGAACTGTAGAAAAAGAAATATGGTTAATGGTCTTTACTGTGGATGCAGTGGCAAATGGGATGAAGTTTACCCTTGGCTGTTCAAGTATAATTGTTTCTGTAAGTCCATGTAACTTCAACTTTGTAAGATTTAGTTTATCTATTCTATGTTGCGATATTTCTTATGCCAAATACACTCTTAACCTTGTTTTCGTGACATACAAAATTTTATATTCCCATGCAATCTGGTGGCCCACCATCTTATTATCATCATTCTGTTGATcagctttcttctttctttttcagctACTCATTCTGTTAATTAACAAACCAGGTTAAGATTATCATTTTGTTCTGTAGGACTTTATAGCATCTCTTGCATATTTGGTTGAGCTTGAGTAGTGAATTTGTCAGCAAACCTGtat is drawn from Macadamia integrifolia cultivar HAES 741 chromosome 7, SCU_Mint_v3, whole genome shotgun sequence and contains these coding sequences:
- the LOC122085093 gene encoding uncharacterized protein LOC122085093 translates to MFNPLVCLSFKGQNEEEEEEEAPYSPSSKTTTTTTPRSNRNEKNPYSTLGLDKFAILLTDLEEKRRNIYAQRAFKHSQDVPYVRFVYSNTGDWVPIFFKYPKNRHRQKHDKTVAKGFVMGTDHGNSGGQEDKRLQLYNNSKPSLSLKPIVQFQRPPISSSDVRKVHKKINSQNSHSHSVQRLERWRPSQYLPIVLVLSLVWLLMFGRSVAIILTAAWWYLIPIFKTPSAPMNPKPKRSSFGKTKYYARRLSERNIQSLNDEINDYP
- the LOC122084061 gene encoding uncharacterized protein LOC122084061 encodes the protein MSFRPLGSVAPTQTLEIGNGLSLLPRVKLLLTIYRSDPSVKPIDEWQLKRALIDFLHDSLSVSVSVPEEDLDIRRFKDLKKRKREDPVASGTLYIRDLGFLGRKPNANNTDRKKENLNDDDDKDARMLEERKFSEWKKSLVDRMDGMELNIEGVKFRMSVVVPPSDDFDGLRKAWKDFYAFQNRGHHISRGEKKQPDTLVVRGVPSRWFAEPRVSSKPSMLVTHTIFSVFGKIRNLNVAEDDDLGKNTDESGDIVSGLQCKIVVQFERYEHFYDALKVLCGRSLQKQGSRLRADYEATWQREDFFPNTRHKATRSEALERNGQSQATTAGSFLPRYQPRNAHLGPENAHPRRFKD
- the LOC122084062 gene encoding uncharacterized protein LOC122084062, producing MGFCFACFGAGREQRREEERLASVDARAKAAEAAEKRQEQFEKSAAGRAARAQLAANAKQTVASTKSEPVLKWQMG